One Neodiprion pinetum isolate iyNeoPine1 chromosome 1, iyNeoPine1.2, whole genome shotgun sequence genomic window carries:
- the tap gene encoding neurogenin-1 — MSSEYSFCSEGGFDELSSSSDSGFDVSFESPKHESPTDALFPTAKEEKRKKSRGTRCKSPTQVLRLKRNRRIKANDRERHRMHTLNDALERLRLALPTFPEDTKLTKIETLRFAHNYIWALSQTLGKSEAGEITLNVGNVTVSIGENGNMITSSTGSCAVAAQKRLGPAHSAFPYPQERFMPEWQEYDCYSDQSISPPVQYQPCYEQRVYGHHSPHVLPATHHHAMGHHTNMYQCL; from the exons ATGTCGTCGGAATATTCATTCTGCAGCGAGGGAGGCTTTGACGAGCTTTCAAGCTCGTCTGACTCCGGTTTTGACGTGAGCTTTGAATCCCCGAAGCACGAGTCACCCACCGACGCTCTTTTCCCCACCGCAAAGGAagagaaacggaaaaaatcGCGCGGCACGCGGTGCAAGAGTCCAACTCAG GTCCTTCGCCTGAAACGTAACCGTCGCATAAAAGCGAACGATCGAGAACGACACCGGATGCACACCCTGAACGACGCGCTGGAACGTCTTCGCCTGGCGCTCCCGACGTTCCCCGAGGATACGAAATTGACGAAGATCGAGACGCTCCGCTTCGCTCACAACTACATATGGGCCCTGTCGCAGACCCTGGGAAAGTCCGAGGCCGGCGAGATAACACTGAACGTCGGGAATGTGACGGTTAGCATCGGCGAGAACGGGAACATGATCACATCTTCGACCGGAAGCTGCGCCGTCGCAGCTCAAAAACGCCTTGGTCCCGCTCATTCGGCGTTCCCGTATCCGCAGGAGAGATTCATGCCCGAATGGCAGGAGTACGACTGCTACAGCGATCAGAGTATCAGTCCACCGGTCCAGTATCAGCCCTGCTACGAACAGCGAGTATACGGACATCATTCTCCCCACGTTCTGCCCGCGACCCATCACCACGCCATGGGACACCATACCAACATGTATCAGTGCTTGTAA